The window TTATCATATGCTGTATTTTTCATTGGAAAAATCGATAGTGTCAAAGTACAtgcgattaaatattttatttttataattataaaaattttaatataaatttttaaattttaagaatCAAGATATCAAAGATATCTAATTATTGGCTTAATACTTAATTAGACAGTTGTCCGTTTCCCACGCTGACACTAGTCTTTCTTTTGTGATTACTTCTGACGTTCCTTATTCACCGCCACCACTACACATCGATGCGGTTCGCACCGTTCCGCTTGCGACCCACCGCTACACCGGCCATCCTCCGCGCGAACTCTCTTATTCACCGCTATGGCCGTTTCGGTCGCATCGAGGAAGCCGAGAGGATCTTCCACGCTATGCCCGAGCGCACCGTCGTCTCCTTCAACGCCCTCATCGCCGCCTACTTTCTCAACCACCTCCCCCTCTGCGCCCGACACCTCTTCGACCGAATGCCCCTCCGCAACACCGCCTCCTACAACGCCATGCTCTCCGGCCTCCTCCGCTGCCCCCGCCGCCTCGCTGAAGCCCGCGCCCTCTTCGACTCCATACCCCACCCCAATGTCGTCACGTGGACCTCCATGATCCGCGGCTATGTCCAGCACGGCCTTGTCGCCGAGGCCGAGGAGCTCTTTCTTCGCATGCCCGAGCGCAACGTCGTCTCATGGACAGTCATGCTTGGCGGTCTCATCCAGGACTGCCGCATCAATGACGCCAGGCAGCTTTTTGATCGGATGCCCGAGAAGGACGTCGTTGCCTGGACCAACATGGTCTCAGGATACTGCATCGCTGGCCGCATCGCTGAGGCCAGGGAGCTGTTTGACGAGATGCCAAGGCGGAATGTTGTCTCCTGGACGGCCATGATCTCGGGGTACTTGCAGAACCTGCAGGTCGATGTTGCAAGAAAGCTGTTCGAGGTGATGCCGGAGAGGAACGAGGTCTCTTGGACTGCAATGATCACCGGCTACACCCAGGCAGGCCGTGTTGGGGAGGCAGCGGAGCTTTTTTGGAGGATGCCGGAGAAATTGCTGGCCGTTTGCAATGCTATGATTCTTGGTTTTGGGCAGCATGGCATGGTGGAGGAAGCAAGGAAGGTCTTTGACGGGATGGTCGATCGTGATGATGGAACTTGGAGTGCGATGGTCAAGACATGCGAACAGAATGGGCTTGAAATGGAAGCACTTGACAACTTCCGCCAAATGCAGATGAACGGGATCCAGCCAAATTTTGCTTCAATTATCAGCGTGCTCTCTGTTTGTGCCAGCCTAGCAATTCTTGATCTTGGGAGGGAGGTCCATGCAGCACTTGTGAGGTCCCATTTCAACGATGATGTCTTTGTTGTCTCGGCTTTGGCAACGATGTATGTTAAATGCGGTGAACTTGTGAAGGCAAGGAAGGTCTTTGATAAGTTTGATGCAAAGGATGTTGTGATGTGGAACTCAATGATCAGTGCCTATGCTCAACATGGTTTAGGGGAGGAAGCTTTGAATATCTTTAATGATATGAGGGACATAGGTATGGTGCCCAATGAGATTAGCTATATTGGGGTTCTGTTGGCTTGTAGTTATTCAGGAAAGATCAAGGAAGGGCGGGAAATTTTTGAATCAATCAGTTCAAATCCTTTGGTTGAGCTAAGAGCTGAGCACTATGCTTGCATGGTTGATCTACTTGGTCGAGCAGGCCTTGTTGATGAAGCAATGAATTTGATCAAAAAGATGCCAATGCAAGCTGATGCTGTTGTTTGGGGTGCTTTGCTAGGTGCATGTAGGACTCACAGGAATACAGATATCGCTGAGATTGCTGCCAAGAAGCTTCTACATTTGGAGCCTGGTAATTCTGGACATTATGTCTTGCTATCTAACATTTATGCTTCAAGTGGGAGATGGGAAGATGTTGCTGAGCTGAGGAAGGTGATGAGCTCAAGGAAGGTGAGCAAGTCTCCAGGTTGTAGTTGGATTGAGTTTGACAAGAAGGTGCATATGTTCACCTCAGGGGACATGTTGGCACATCCTGAGCATGCTATTTTAAGTGGCATGTTGGAGAAATTAGATGGTCTGTTGAAGGAGGCAGGGTACTTTCCAGATGGTGCTTTTGTGCTCCATGATGTTGATGAGGAGCAAAAGGCTCATAACCTGCGATACCACAGTGAGAGGCTGGCAGTGGCATTTGGAATTTTAAAGATTCCTGAAGGATTGCCAATCCGTGTCATGAAGAACCTGAGGGTTTGTGGGGATTGCCATTCAGCTGTTAAGTTGATTGCAAAGATCACTGGCCGAGAGATCATTTTAAGAGATGCTAACAGATTCCACCATTTCAAGAATGGATCTTGCTCTTGCAGGGATTATTGGTGAATTCAAATCTTGGTATTATCACTTCAAAGGAAGACTTGAAGTATGATGTTTTTTTTCTGAAGTTTCTTTTTGCTTAAGAGTTTATTTATAATGTTTAGCCTTCTATACTCATATATTATAGTGTTCAGCGCTCTTAATTGCATTAACACTTGTTTTGCATTTGAAATAGCAGATATTTTGTGTCAAGGTGATCATTCTCGGTCTTACATTTTCCTCGTGTTTATAATGCGGGGAAGGCAGCCCAGTCTTGGTTATACCATATTGAGTGGTTGGTTTTATCTGTCATATTCTTTTTCTGGATTGGACCTACTTCTGATACCAAGTGAGGAGATACAAGATGTTGCCAGATGCAGGGTTAAATATAATATATGCTGCATAAAGCAAACAGTTCAAGATCCCAAGGCTGGTTACTCCTGATTGTCATCTCACTATTTCACCTATCCAGAAGCTCAGAAAGTTACTGAACTCTAGGTAAATGCTCAAGATCTCATATTAGTACGAAAAGAGAAACTGACTGTACCATTCTGATTATCTGCGGAAGCTCCTCAAGTGATCACTCTTACAATTTTATTCTAGAAATATCAATGCCAAAAGAGGTTTATCTGATGGAACTTGTGGGTGTTTAGTAGATAATCAAGTTGTATGTATAGTGTGGGAGCCAGATTGTCAAGCAAAGAACTTAAAAAAGATAAGTGAAAACCATCACATCTGATTAAAAAATTTTGTTCATGTTATTCTGAACATCTTCGATTGTTTTACTTTATTTGTTTTTATCCATTGGTTTTCGAGAAAATAAGTAATCTGATCCGAAATAAAAAGAATAACTATGACTAGTGTTTTTTACTCAATTTTATCTGTAGCCTCTTAAAAACCTTTGCCAACCAGAGGAGTGTACTAAACACTTGGGAGTTATGATCTGCCTGATGTTGGGAAAGCAAGTAGCATTAAAGCGACTGGTAATGTACCATTTGATGCTAGTGAGATTCTTAGAAACTTTGTGCTAATGAACATTCAAGATGCATCTGTTGAGATATGGGACTTAAAGCACAATGTGTAAATCTGGattcaagcaaagaagaagcatctTGCATCTCATTTTGTTTTGTTTGGGAAGATAATGCCGTGAACCCATTAGCCACAAACAGTTCGTGTTGTAGGGAATTTCCAATTTTACTTGGGTCAATTAGTAGAGGAAAAGGCATACAGTTCAAACTTACACCGAGATAAATACATCAGAATATCCTACGTTCAAAGGCTATGTTTATTTGCAAACTGGTTCTATTAGCTTAGCATAACATTTGAGACTGGAGCAAGTAATAGGATACCTTTTTTCCGCATCATTATTCTTTTTTGATTGATATTAATCAAGACCAACACCACTTTGAAGTCCTTCTGATTTAGGTTTTTATACCACTGAAATCGACAGTGATCAAACGTTGCATTCCTAATGAAGTAAGTATTAAGCTATTGGTTTTAAAATCAAATTAAGAGTTTAGTAGATTTTGTTGTGGCTGTGGTAATTTGGTATAATTTTTTCactattttacttttttattaaCCAAGTGTTCCCTTCAGATGTATCCAATTGAATTTTCAGCTTTTTCCTTCCAGCTGCCAGTTTTTTTACAGAACTATATTTTCCTTGATAGATGCCTATGTGTTGATTTATTTTGTATGTTATATATTTATGGTTTCTATAGTTTCTATGGATTCATGCTACTTCTATATTGATGATGCTTTGACCAAGAAGATACTCTAGTTGTCTGCGGACACCTTAGCTCAAATCAAATATGCGGACGGACGGATGGACGGACGCTCGCATTACTGTGAGCTTGTGCCTCGCTTGGACACCTCAGCCCAAGTTCATTGCGTCGTGTCAGATATTTCGGCCACTTGCACTGTTGCTTTTAACCTCGGTAGCATGGAGGGCAATTAAATTTGGGGGATTTCAGAAGGGCCCTGGGGGGGGACACGAATCCGTGCGacacagggctggatctcagtggatcatgGCAGCAagtccactctaccacttacaatgcctcattgcatatttaagtcgtctgcaaaggattcggcccatcGTCCGTGCGAAATTTCActccccgatggccacccgtggctataccaccacgggggctacactggTGACACAAGCCCATGGTTGTTGCAGGTGAAAGCTTGAACATAAAAGCTATTTGATGCATCAGTTGGAGCAATCTGCCCTGAAAAAATTACTGGTGTAATGAACTTTATTGTAGCTTGAAAGGCCATTGAAACGAGTAGGATTCTTTTTTGCTTTACCCAAGCTTTCTAAGATCTTGACAAGAATCACTCTCGACAGCTGAAAACTTGTATTGCTTCATCCAGGACTGGTCCAAGATGCTCCTGATAGTTTTCTGAGAGGTTTTTTTTATGAACAGTTTTTATTGTGAGGGAAGCAAAACTATAGGACACTCAACTGTACAATGGGAACACTGCAGCTGCTGGACTATTGAACCTTGAGGATGTCAAAGATGCTAAGGATGCATTTGATGTGGAGTAGAATGGTCTCACAGTTACCTTTGCTGCAAACTGTTGTACCCGAGGATTTTTAATGCTCGtggcaaattttcctttttaaattatCCACCTTTATCAGTTTCTTTTATTTTCCGTTCATGGTAAGTTATTGTTTTACCATCGTTGAGCATCTTTTTGGTGTACTATGATGGTATCATTAGCAACACATACAACTGTCAAGTGTCGACTTGCTTGCAAGGTGATCTGATTGGTGAGCATCATCTAGGTCTGCTATTGCAGTATCAGTAACTACAGAAAGGTGATCTTAGTGGCATAACAAAAATTATTTTGTGTCATGCCTATCTGATACTATTTGTATTTTATTATAGTAGAATGATGGTGAAAAATTGAGCATCGCAACCTCTTGCAGCTTACGATGATGTCAATACACCATTTAGTGCTCGCCCTGTGGTCGATTAAATCGACTTGATGAATTCAACCACTTGGTTTTTTCGGCACTGATATAGTGACATGTGACATTAAAAATGATGGGTAAAATCATACCATTCAACCATATTGCCGGCATCAGTAGATATGGAATCGGAGGATCCAATGAAAAAAGTGTCCATATTGGTTCCTTTATCTCTAGTTGTATCTTTGTTCCTAGTTTGAAGAAAGTTTAGAAAAGATTGGAGTTCATTTTCTAGCAAGTATTAGGCTTTCTTAGCAGGACTTGAGATGGCTGCTTGTTTCCCTCGTGGATCCTCATACAACCGTGAAGATAGGATATACATTCAAGACATATAGTTCTTGGAGGGACCTCGCTACAGGGCGAAGACATATAGTTCTTGGTAGTTCTTGGTAGCATTCAAGACATATCGTTACCATCTCCTTCCCCACGCAAGGGAAGAAGCCCTCTTTCCCCTTCCTATGTTTGTCGGTTACTGTACCTTTGTTTTATTATCTCATTCGATGTTTCCGATGATCAAAAGTTTTTTGCTTTAATTTCTCTCTTTTCTATCATGTAAGAGACGTTGGATGGAGGAGGTCATACTGGGATAAAGATCGAGAGTGAAGTGATAAAAGATTGATTGACTAGGAAAATATGTTCTATGAGAATAACGTAAAAATGGACGTTCTGCCCCCTTTAAAAAGAGAAAACAACgcagatatatatattttttaatattttatttagtttTATGGATAAAAAAAAGCTTTATGCTTACTAATCAGGCATTATGGAAGCTTTCCGCGGACCCCTCTGAGACCAACCAATCCTCGATTTTGTGGTCTACATCTATTGGTATCCGGGTTTGTGTTCCGACTCTCAGTCCGAGAGCTACTTAAAGTGACCGAACTGGCTATCTCTAGTTTAGACAGCTCCCGACCCTCTCGACCTTGAGGTTTGCTTCGGTCATACAAGCAGTGTTAGTGGGTACTATCGTCATTTCGGATAAAAAGGTTCGACCTCTGTATATTTATGTACCTGAATATCCCAAAACGAGACGTCAGTTCACCGACCCAAGAGCCAAAATTGAGGTTCATCGGATTCGTGCATCCTCCACACTTCTTACCGATCTCTTTTAGTCGCCGGC of the Musa acuminata AAA Group cultivar baxijiao chromosome BXJ2-10, Cavendish_Baxijiao_AAA, whole genome shotgun sequence genome contains:
- the LOC135584451 gene encoding pentatricopeptide repeat-containing protein At1g56690, mitochondrial-like; the encoded protein is MRFAPFRLRPTATPAILRANSLIHRYGRFGRIEEAERIFHAMPERTVVSFNALIAAYFLNHLPLCARHLFDRMPLRNTASYNAMLSGLLRCPRRLAEARALFDSIPHPNVVTWTSMIRGYVQHGLVAEAEELFLRMPERNVVSWTVMLGGLIQDCRINDARQLFDRMPEKDVVAWTNMVSGYCIAGRIAEARELFDEMPRRNVVSWTAMISGYLQNLQVDVARKLFEVMPERNEVSWTAMITGYTQAGRVGEAAELFWRMPEKLLAVCNAMILGFGQHGMVEEARKVFDGMVDRDDGTWSAMVKTCEQNGLEMEALDNFRQMQMNGIQPNFASIISVLSVCASLAILDLGREVHAALVRSHFNDDVFVVSALATMYVKCGELVKARKVFDKFDAKDVVMWNSMISAYAQHGLGEEALNIFNDMRDIGMVPNEISYIGVLLACSYSGKIKEGREIFESISSNPLVELRAEHYACMVDLLGRAGLVDEAMNLIKKMPMQADAVVWGALLGACRTHRNTDIAEIAAKKLLHLEPGNSGHYVLLSNIYASSGRWEDVAELRKVMSSRKVSKSPGCSWIEFDKKVHMFTSGDMLAHPEHAILSGMLEKLDGLLKEAGYFPDGAFVLHDVDEEQKAHNLRYHSERLAVAFGILKIPEGLPIRVMKNLRVCGDCHSAVKLIAKITGREIILRDANRFHHFKNGSCSCRDYW